A single region of the Runella slithyformis DSM 19594 genome encodes:
- a CDS encoding ATP-binding protein, translating into MFFRYITQQLLEDLSFFPVVGIIGPRQVGKTTLAKFLQNQLDTPTLYLDLELDTDTRRFDDAETFLKTHADKCIIIDEIQRMPRLFPLLRALIDMDRRPARFILLGSASPDLIRGTSETLAGRIAYTELTPLSLIEVQSTVPMREHWLRGGFPVAVSARSTVHSFRWVSNFIQTFVQRDLQELGYNISTEIFGKLLEMLSHLQGTTLVAADVGRSLGVSSPTVSRYLDLLEGSFMITRLQPYHVNVSKRLVKTPKVYLRDSGILHQLARINNYERLIAHPLVGASWEGYVIEQIRRAAGNDWQYCFYRTQVGAEVDLVLISPGGIKTCIEIKLSNSPMISKGFYESVKDIKPDFQYVIVPEDTGYSKADGTIVGNLSDFLNLHLPKISKM; encoded by the coding sequence ATGTTTTTCAGATACATTACACAACAGCTGTTGGAAGACCTTTCTTTCTTCCCGGTAGTGGGGATTATCGGTCCACGGCAAGTGGGCAAAACGACCCTGGCCAAGTTTTTACAAAATCAATTGGATACGCCGACGCTGTATTTGGATTTGGAATTAGATACCGATACCCGGCGTTTTGATGATGCTGAAACTTTTTTGAAGACCCACGCCGATAAATGTATCATTATTGATGAAATTCAGCGGATGCCTCGGCTGTTTCCGCTGTTACGGGCCTTGATTGACATGGATCGTCGCCCTGCCCGCTTTATTTTGCTTGGTTCGGCCTCACCTGATTTGATTCGCGGGACCTCCGAAACACTCGCGGGCCGTATTGCCTATACCGAACTCACTCCCCTGTCACTGATCGAGGTCCAATCCACGGTTCCGATGCGGGAGCATTGGCTGCGGGGAGGTTTTCCCGTGGCGGTCTCCGCCCGCAGTACGGTCCATTCATTTCGGTGGGTGAGCAACTTTATTCAAACCTTTGTCCAACGTGACCTGCAGGAGCTGGGCTACAATATCAGTACGGAGATCTTTGGTAAACTACTCGAAATGTTGAGTCATTTACAGGGCACTACTTTAGTTGCAGCCGATGTAGGACGTTCACTCGGAGTATCTTCACCTACCGTAAGTCGGTATTTGGATTTGCTGGAAGGCAGTTTTATGATCACTCGTTTGCAGCCATATCACGTCAATGTAAGCAAACGTTTGGTCAAAACGCCCAAAGTGTACCTGAGGGATTCGGGGATATTGCACCAATTGGCCCGGATCAACAATTACGAACGACTCATAGCACATCCGTTGGTGGGGGCATCCTGGGAGGGATACGTTATTGAACAGATACGACGTGCCGCCGGCAATGACTGGCAGTACTGTTTCTACCGCACCCAGGTAGGCGCCGAAGTGGATTTGGTATTGATAAGCCCCGGCGGTATAAAGACCTGCATCGAAATAAAACTTTCCAACAGCCCCATGATCTCCAAAGGGTTTTATGAGAGTGTAAAGGATATCAAACCTGATTTCCAATACGTCATTGTCCCCGAAGATACCGGATATTCCAAGGCGGACGGCACCATTGTAGGCAATTTGTCTGATTTTCTGAATCTGCATTTGCCAAAGATCAGCAAAATGTGA
- a CDS encoding SGNH/GDSL hydrolase family protein, whose amino-acid sequence MHTAKTFRALAVSFFVGFSALAQSDSLARAVEATYRAGLPNFFTKINKGKPVKIAYLGGSITRADNGWRQQTFDAFQKQYPNVRFEEIMAAIGGTGSDFGAYRLEAHVLQHAPDLVFVEFAVNDNGKMAQQVKASMEGIVRQIWRHTPKTDICFVYTFQKVQLPLYEKGRFPVSASAMEAVAEHYQIPTVCMGLPAIRLILEGKMIVQGKVKDFPDTIVFSEDGVHPYPQTGQKVYAETLVKHFNALKTIGKSGKHALKKALIPENLEKATLVPVEKLEKSAGWTIVDSVVTGKPFASLMPPVYASADTSQYLKVSFAGRSLGLLDIMGPSSGQIQVWIDNDPPRFLNRFDEYCTYYRMGYSIISGLPGGKHTAILKVSPVQLDKAAILEKRNNKINNPQSFRKHVFYPGAVLVEK is encoded by the coding sequence ATGCATACAGCAAAAACCTTCCGGGCGCTGGCAGTAAGCTTTTTTGTTGGTTTCAGTGCCCTGGCGCAATCCGACAGCCTTGCCCGAGCTGTTGAAGCAACCTATCGCGCGGGATTACCTAACTTCTTTACAAAAATCAATAAAGGGAAGCCTGTAAAAATAGCCTATCTGGGCGGAAGCATTACCCGAGCTGACAATGGCTGGCGACAACAAACATTTGATGCCTTCCAAAAGCAGTATCCCAACGTGCGATTTGAAGAAATCATGGCAGCTATCGGTGGTACGGGATCCGATTTTGGCGCGTATCGTTTGGAGGCACACGTTCTTCAACACGCCCCGGATCTTGTCTTTGTGGAATTTGCGGTGAATGATAACGGAAAAATGGCACAGCAGGTGAAAGCTTCTATGGAAGGAATTGTTCGACAGATTTGGCGTCATACTCCCAAAACGGACATTTGTTTCGTCTACACGTTTCAAAAAGTACAATTGCCATTGTATGAAAAAGGCCGGTTTCCCGTTTCGGCAAGTGCCATGGAAGCGGTGGCCGAGCATTATCAAATTCCAACCGTTTGTATGGGATTACCGGCCATTCGGTTGATTCTGGAAGGTAAAATGATCGTACAGGGCAAGGTGAAGGATTTTCCGGATACGATTGTTTTTTCGGAAGACGGCGTTCATCCGTATCCGCAAACGGGCCAAAAAGTGTATGCCGAAACGCTGGTAAAGCATTTCAATGCCTTAAAAACCATTGGAAAATCCGGCAAACACGCTCTTAAAAAAGCCCTGATTCCCGAAAATTTGGAAAAAGCGACCCTGGTTCCCGTAGAAAAATTAGAGAAAAGTGCAGGTTGGACGATTGTTGACTCCGTAGTTACCGGAAAACCCTTTGCATCCCTGATGCCGCCCGTCTATGCGTCGGCAGATACAAGCCAATACCTCAAAGTATCGTTTGCCGGCAGGAGCCTTGGCCTGTTGGATATCATGGGGCCAAGCAGCGGTCAGATACAGGTATGGATTGATAATGATCCGCCCCGCTTTCTCAATCGTTTTGACGAATATTGCACCTATTACCGAATGGGCTACAGCATTATTTCGGGGTTGCCGGGCGGAAAACACACCGCTATTTTGAAAGTTTCTCCCGTACAATTAGACAAAGCGGCGATTCTGGAAAAAAGGAACAATAAAATAAATAACCCACAGTCCTTCAGAAAACACGTCTTTTATCCCGGGGCGGTTTTGGTAGAGAAATAA
- the selD gene encoding selenide, water dikinase SelD, with the protein MDTAAIKLTQYSHGAGCGCKISPAILDKILHSPIAAPIDPRLLVGNDKRDDAAVLDLGNGTALISTTDFFMPIVDDAYDFGRIASANAISDVYAMGGKPVLAIAILGWPIDKLPPEVAQKVLEGSRAVCAEAGITLAGGHSIDCPEPVFGLAVNGLVNIPQLKQNSTATAGCRLYLTKALGVGILSTAQKRGVLLPEDAAVALKSMVTLNRLGEIFGQMEGVKAMTDVTGFGLLGHLSEMCEGSGVSATVEFSKVPVIESLGYYLDQKCFPGGTQRNWNSYGHKVGPLTDEQKYILADPQTSGGLLVAVAQEAAADFEKEMQEKGLSFKAFGWLKELTVGPLIEVV; encoded by the coding sequence ATGGATACCGCTGCAATTAAACTTACCCAATATTCCCACGGTGCCGGATGCGGCTGCAAGATCAGCCCCGCTATTCTTGACAAAATACTGCACAGCCCCATCGCTGCTCCCATCGACCCTCGCCTGTTGGTAGGGAATGATAAAAGGGATGACGCTGCCGTACTCGATCTGGGCAATGGAACAGCTTTAATTTCAACCACTGATTTCTTTATGCCCATCGTCGATGACGCCTATGATTTCGGGCGAATTGCCTCGGCTAATGCCATCAGCGATGTGTATGCGATGGGCGGCAAACCCGTCCTGGCCATTGCCATTTTAGGCTGGCCCATTGATAAACTCCCGCCCGAAGTGGCACAGAAAGTACTGGAAGGGTCAAGGGCTGTGTGTGCCGAGGCAGGAATTACCCTCGCGGGAGGGCACAGCATTGATTGCCCCGAGCCGGTGTTCGGTCTTGCCGTTAATGGTTTGGTGAATATTCCTCAACTCAAACAAAACTCCACCGCCACCGCCGGGTGCCGGCTGTATTTGACCAAAGCCCTGGGAGTAGGTATTTTATCCACCGCCCAAAAAAGGGGCGTATTATTGCCGGAAGATGCAGCCGTTGCGTTGAAAAGCATGGTTACACTTAACCGATTGGGCGAAATTTTCGGTCAGATGGAAGGTGTAAAAGCCATGACGGATGTAACCGGTTTCGGCCTGTTGGGCCACCTGTCTGAAATGTGCGAGGGCAGCGGCGTATCGGCCACCGTTGAATTCTCAAAAGTACCTGTTATTGAGTCATTAGGGTATTATCTTGACCAAAAGTGCTTTCCTGGCGGTACTCAGCGTAACTGGAACAGTTATGGTCATAAAGTGGGACCTTTAACGGATGAACAAAAATACATTTTGGCCGATCCCCAGACTAGCGGCGGGCTGTTGGTGGCTGTCGCTCAAGAAGCTGCCGCCGATTTTGAAAAGGAAATGCAGGAAAAGGGCTTAAGTTTCAAGGCGTTCGGTTGGCTTAAAGAATTGACGGTCGGTCCACTGATCGAAGTGGTATAA
- a CDS encoding ThuA domain-containing protein encodes MKSKLSLFLLLVLFTIGQTQAQSKKGSKVIKTLIVDGQSNHVQWPKITYMMKQYLEETGVFSVDVKRTYYTWEGADLIDKYKIQGVAPTKALPKAKMDSSFHPDFSKYDLVVCNFGWNAAPWSDETQADFEKFMNNGGGLVVVHAADNSFPMWPAYNRMIGLGGWGDRSEKDGPFVYYDEAGKLVRDMQPGKAGSHGAQKEFLITVRNTKHPITKGMPLKWMHTKDEMYDRLRGPAENMEVLATAFSPKDNRGTDRHEPMLMTIKYGKGRIFHTPLGHVDYSVECVGFITVLQRGAQWAATGKVNIPIPKDFPTETATSQRKFID; translated from the coding sequence GTGAAATCGAAATTAAGTCTATTCTTACTGTTGGTACTGTTTACCATAGGGCAGACGCAAGCCCAATCAAAAAAAGGCTCTAAAGTCATCAAAACCCTGATTGTAGATGGGCAAAGTAATCACGTACAATGGCCTAAAATTACGTACATGATGAAACAATACCTGGAAGAAACGGGGGTGTTTTCAGTGGACGTAAAACGGACCTATTACACCTGGGAGGGCGCTGATCTGATTGATAAATACAAGATACAGGGTGTTGCCCCCACCAAAGCACTACCCAAAGCAAAAATGGATTCCAGTTTTCACCCTGATTTTTCTAAATACGATTTGGTTGTATGTAATTTCGGCTGGAATGCGGCTCCCTGGTCGGACGAAACGCAGGCTGATTTTGAAAAATTCATGAACAATGGCGGAGGGCTGGTGGTCGTTCATGCGGCCGATAACTCCTTCCCGATGTGGCCGGCTTACAACCGCATGATCGGCTTAGGCGGTTGGGGCGACCGCAGTGAAAAAGACGGCCCGTTTGTCTATTATGACGAAGCCGGTAAACTGGTCAGAGACATGCAGCCGGGCAAAGCCGGTTCGCACGGCGCTCAAAAGGAATTTTTGATAACCGTCCGAAATACTAAACATCCTATTACAAAAGGGATGCCCCTCAAATGGATGCACACCAAAGATGAAATGTATGACCGTCTGCGCGGGCCGGCCGAAAATATGGAAGTGCTGGCCACGGCATTTTCTCCCAAAGACAATCGCGGTACGGATCGCCACGAACCCATGCTGATGACCATAAAATACGGAAAAGGACGTATTTTTCATACCCCGTTGGGGCACGTAGATTATTCGGTCGAATGCGTAGGGTTCATTACCGTCCTGCAACGTGGTGCCCAATGGGCCGCAACGGGAAAAGTGAACATTCCGATTCCTAAAGATTTTCCCACCGAAACCGCTACGAGTCAACGTAAGTTTATTGATTGA
- a CDS encoding LLM class flavin-dependent oxidoreductase yields the protein MEIGIDSFAAFAGNTDGAEMNNTKAMAQLLERIEQADRSGLDIFGIGEHHRKEFLDSAPALILAAAAARTKRIRLTSAVTVLSAADPVRVFQNFATLDLISGGRAEMVVGRGSFTEAFPLFGLNLQDYDALFSEKLDLLLKIRDNENVTWSGKFRPALNNQSIYPRPQQHPLPVWLGVGGTPQSFIRAGMLGLPLMVAVIGGETHRFRPLVDLYKEAGKRAGYAPEQLKVGLHSIGYVGENTQQAIDDFYPGYAETFTRIGKERGWPPVRREHFDAQRGAKGALLVGGPEEVAEKIFRHSEALGGISRLTFQMDNAGLSHTKLMRAIELIGTRIVPLIKGYR from the coding sequence ATGGAAATAGGAATTGACAGTTTTGCAGCCTTCGCGGGCAATACAGACGGTGCGGAAATGAACAATACGAAAGCGATGGCTCAGTTGCTGGAGCGTATTGAGCAGGCTGACCGGTCAGGGTTAGACATATTCGGTATTGGTGAACACCACCGTAAAGAGTTTCTCGATTCTGCCCCGGCGCTTATTTTGGCGGCTGCCGCTGCCCGCACAAAACGTATTCGACTCACGAGTGCCGTCACGGTGCTTAGTGCAGCGGATCCGGTAAGGGTATTTCAAAATTTTGCGACATTGGACTTGATTTCCGGCGGCCGCGCCGAAATGGTAGTAGGACGGGGCTCCTTTACAGAGGCATTTCCACTCTTCGGGCTGAATTTGCAGGACTACGATGCACTTTTTTCCGAGAAGCTTGACCTTCTGCTTAAAATTCGGGATAATGAGAATGTTACCTGGTCCGGTAAATTTCGGCCTGCTCTTAACAATCAATCCATTTATCCAAGACCGCAGCAACATCCGCTTCCTGTTTGGCTGGGAGTGGGAGGGACCCCGCAGTCGTTTATTCGGGCCGGCATGCTCGGGCTGCCCCTTATGGTAGCGGTTATAGGCGGTGAAACACATCGTTTTCGTCCGTTGGTGGATTTGTATAAAGAAGCGGGAAAAAGGGCAGGATACGCGCCGGAGCAGCTGAAAGTAGGATTGCATTCCATCGGTTATGTTGGAGAAAATACGCAGCAGGCTATTGACGATTTTTATCCCGGCTACGCCGAAACCTTCACCCGAATTGGGAAAGAACGAGGCTGGCCGCCCGTCAGACGGGAGCATTTTGATGCCCAAAGGGGGGCAAAAGGTGCACTTTTAGTAGGTGGGCCTGAAGAGGTGGCCGAAAAAATCTTCCGTCATAGTGAGGCGCTGGGTGGTATCTCGAGACTCACGTTTCAAATGGACAACGCCGGTCTGTCGCACACTAAACTCATGCGGGCCATCGAATTGATCGGCACCCGCATTGTTCCGTTGATTAAAGGATACCGTTAA
- the mnmH gene encoding tRNA 2-selenouridine(34) synthase MnmH, whose protein sequence is MIKTITINDFLPLAASVPLIDVRTPAEFDHGHIPGAFNLPLFSNEERVKVGTTYKQIGREAAILLGFDLTGSKWSGFIRRALEIAPDKKIGVHCWRGGMRSGAMAWALSLYGFDVYLIEGGYKSYRKWVVEQFALPSRLWILGGMTGSGKTRILHELRKKGEQIIDLEDLAQHQGSSYGSMNKLVQPTQEQFENNFAEQLKDLDRQRYIWLEDESLTIGRIFIPNPFWNQMKDAILINIIVSLDRRVSALAHEYGELDKSFLVECTERIHKRLGPLQTKQAVAAIREDRMEDFIRLVLVYYDKTYSTGLAKRKPEQLFSIELTTPEANINAEQILAFAHTVSVSEPQ, encoded by the coding sequence ATGATTAAAACGATTACAATTAATGATTTTTTACCTCTGGCAGCCTCCGTTCCCCTGATTGATGTACGGACACCCGCTGAATTTGACCACGGGCATATACCGGGCGCTTTCAATCTGCCTTTATTCAGTAATGAAGAACGGGTAAAAGTGGGTACCACTTATAAGCAGATCGGGCGGGAAGCAGCTATTTTGTTGGGTTTCGATCTGACCGGCTCTAAGTGGTCAGGCTTTATTCGCCGCGCTTTGGAAATCGCTCCCGATAAAAAGATTGGCGTCCATTGCTGGCGGGGTGGTATGCGCAGCGGTGCCATGGCATGGGCCCTCAGCCTCTACGGTTTTGACGTATATCTAATCGAAGGAGGCTATAAAAGCTATCGAAAATGGGTTGTAGAACAGTTTGCGCTTCCCTCTCGGCTTTGGATTCTGGGCGGTATGACGGGGTCAGGAAAGACCAGGATTCTGCATGAACTCAGGAAAAAAGGTGAACAAATCATTGATCTGGAGGACCTTGCCCAACATCAGGGCTCTTCCTATGGCTCAATGAATAAATTGGTGCAGCCCACACAGGAACAGTTTGAAAATAACTTTGCCGAACAATTAAAAGACCTTGATCGTCAACGCTACATCTGGCTGGAAGATGAAAGCCTCACCATCGGTCGTATTTTCATCCCTAATCCCTTCTGGAATCAAATGAAAGACGCTATTTTGATAAATATAATCGTAAGTCTCGACCGGCGAGTCAGTGCGTTAGCGCATGAATACGGAGAGTTGGATAAAAGCTTTTTGGTGGAATGTACCGAACGAATTCATAAACGCCTTGGACCGCTCCAAACCAAACAGGCTGTAGCCGCCATTCGGGAAGATCGAATGGAAGATTTTATCCGATTGGTATTGGTGTATTATGATAAAACCTACAGCACAGGTTTGGCCAAACGAAAACCGGAACAACTGTTTTCCATAGAGCTTACCACCCCTGAAGCGAATATAAATGCCGAACAAATTTTAGCTTTCGCCCATACTGTTTCTGTTTCCGAACCGCAATAA
- a CDS encoding ParA family protein gives MLTQDIVFRFLRSKPALNHSQIEKEAGLPSKTLYKAQGGLISLNEKHLDKLHPVLRNYGFTEEQFNKAKVISIVNHKGGVGKTTSTINIGKALSLLGNRVLMLDMDSQGNLSQCFGIHQPENQIVDSLLGKTDIPIIEVGQGLHLSPSDIQMAYRELELVNSIGSEKRLFNKLATVQSLYDYILIDCPPALNILTTCSLVASHECLIPIQPEASAYHGVENLFNRIFEIREHLNYSLRVKGIFFTMVHKNQSVHRTMIEHIRDIYGHFTIFNTMIETSTVIKQSQVAKQDLFEYSPKSNSANQYLNLAQELVIT, from the coding sequence ATGCTGACTCAGGATATTGTTTTTCGATTTCTTAGGTCAAAACCTGCACTTAATCATTCTCAGATTGAAAAAGAAGCGGGTTTACCCTCCAAAACACTTTATAAAGCCCAGGGCGGTCTCATTAGCTTAAATGAAAAACACCTTGATAAGCTTCATCCCGTACTGCGAAATTATGGTTTTACCGAAGAGCAATTCAACAAAGCCAAAGTAATATCAATTGTGAACCATAAAGGCGGAGTCGGAAAAACGACCTCTACCATCAACATCGGGAAAGCATTGAGCCTGCTCGGCAACCGGGTATTGATGCTGGATATGGATTCACAGGGAAACCTATCTCAATGCTTCGGTATTCATCAACCGGAAAACCAAATTGTTGATTCACTCCTGGGAAAAACGGACATTCCCATTATCGAAGTCGGCCAGGGCCTCCACCTCTCCCCTTCCGATATACAAATGGCGTACCGTGAGCTGGAATTGGTGAATTCAATCGGCAGTGAAAAAAGATTATTTAATAAACTGGCTACGGTACAGTCCCTTTACGACTATATTCTGATAGACTGTCCCCCGGCACTCAATATTTTAACTACCTGCTCGCTTGTAGCTTCTCACGAATGCCTTATTCCCATTCAGCCTGAGGCCTCGGCTTACCATGGAGTCGAAAACCTCTTTAACAGGATCTTTGAAATCAGGGAACACTTAAACTATTCATTAAGGGTTAAAGGCATCTTTTTTACAATGGTTCATAAAAACCAGAGCGTACATCGAACAATGATTGAACATATCAGAGATATCTATGGTCATTTCACCATTTTTAACACTATGATAGAGACATCAACGGTCATTAAACAATCACAAGTGGCAAAACAGGACTTATTTGAATATTCACCCAAATCTAATTCGGCAAATCAATACTTAAACCTGGCTCAGGAATTAGTGATTACATAA
- a CDS encoding RNA polymerase sigma factor, which produces MFFTENFNENNDDLLIQEALEGNKQSLEKLIKTHQDYVYNVALRLFLDPNDALDATQEVLIKVITHLNTFNGQSQFRTWLYRIVFNHFVNSPERKMEKIFIQFDRTITDFTNVEDSLDQSEIEEVRILCTTAMLMCLSREQRLLYIIGEVFRADHTIGAALFEITPANYRVKLHRAKVDLMTFVTGKCGIINPKNACRCPKKTKIMVEQEIIDKDNLRFNTSFTYKVSEIVKQKREALSDEIQLKLQYLFADSPFQIKNELDKLINDVVK; this is translated from the coding sequence ATGTTTTTTACTGAAAATTTCAATGAAAATAACGACGATTTATTGATACAAGAAGCTCTTGAAGGTAATAAACAGTCCTTAGAAAAATTAATAAAAACGCATCAAGACTATGTCTATAATGTGGCACTTCGTCTTTTTCTTGACCCTAATGACGCACTTGACGCTACTCAGGAAGTCTTAATAAAGGTAATAACTCACTTGAATACTTTTAATGGTCAAAGTCAGTTTAGAACTTGGTTGTATAGAATTGTTTTTAACCATTTCGTTAATTCACCTGAACGAAAAATGGAAAAAATATTTATCCAATTTGATAGAACTATTACTGATTTTACTAACGTAGAAGACAGTTTAGACCAATCTGAAATAGAAGAGGTCAGAATTTTATGTACTACTGCTATGTTAATGTGTTTGAGCCGAGAACAGCGGCTTTTATACATTATTGGAGAGGTATTTAGAGCCGATCATACTATTGGAGCAGCACTTTTTGAAATAACACCGGCTAATTATAGAGTAAAGCTGCACAGAGCAAAAGTAGATTTAATGACTTTTGTAACGGGTAAATGTGGTATCATTAATCCTAAAAATGCGTGTCGCTGCCCAAAAAAGACCAAAATCATGGTTGAGCAAGAAATAATTGATAAAGATAATTTACGTTTTAATACTTCATTTACTTACAAAGTTTCTGAAATAGTAAAACAAAAAAGAGAAGCTTTAAGTGACGAAATTCAATTAAAGTTGCAATATCTTTTTGCGGATAGCCCTTTTCAAATAAAAAATGAATTGGATAAACTTATAAATGATGTAGTAAAATGA
- a CDS encoding replication initiation protein, with translation MQEKSPKTILQDNAITSARYEMSALEKNIIYIMMAQLKKEDRADVIYYVSVRELMDRTGTRNSYEDLKRATETLIGRVLQIKRPNGNLLQVSMISSAEYLHGQGIIEIGLDPKIRPFFFDLKQNFTAFQLHMALSLDSKYAKRIYEMLSQYKDMGMFKIELMELKRRLLLYDEKTGEEQYKNWSDFEKRILLTAKKEINEKTDLTIDYKATKVGRKFSDIIFSIKISKGTQVKIDFRDDSAAVFGRLVNEFRLRKDQAILVVERFSLQEINKALYDIRLKMSGNEVKNLGAYTAKVFGLL, from the coding sequence ATGCAAGAAAAAAGCCCCAAAACCATTCTACAGGATAATGCCATTACCAGTGCAAGGTATGAAATGTCGGCTTTGGAAAAGAACATTATCTACATAATGATGGCTCAGTTAAAAAAGGAAGACCGTGCAGACGTAATCTACTATGTATCAGTGAGAGAACTGATGGACAGGACGGGAACTCGCAATTCTTACGAAGATCTTAAACGGGCCACAGAGACCCTGATCGGAAGAGTACTTCAGATAAAACGTCCGAACGGAAACCTGCTGCAGGTTTCCATGATTTCATCAGCGGAATATCTCCACGGTCAGGGCATCATCGAAATAGGGCTGGACCCGAAAATAAGGCCGTTCTTTTTTGATTTGAAACAAAACTTTACGGCGTTTCAGTTACATATGGCACTAAGCCTCGACAGTAAATATGCCAAACGAATTTATGAAATGCTTTCTCAATATAAGGATATGGGGATGTTTAAAATCGAACTGATGGAGTTGAAAAGGCGATTGCTGTTGTATGATGAAAAAACGGGGGAGGAGCAATATAAGAATTGGTCAGATTTTGAAAAACGTATATTGCTGACCGCAAAAAAGGAAATAAATGAAAAAACGGATCTTACAATAGACTATAAGGCCACAAAAGTCGGGCGTAAATTTTCCGATATCATTTTTTCAATTAAAATTTCGAAAGGCACTCAGGTTAAAATTGATTTCAGAGACGATTCCGCAGCGGTATTCGGGCGCTTGGTCAATGAATTCAGACTGAGAAAAGACCAGGCAATTCTGGTAGTTGAAAGGTTCTCTCTTCAGGAAATTAATAAGGCACTCTACGATATACGACTTAAAATGTCCGGTAATGAAGTGAAAAACCTGGGAGCTTATACAGCCAAAGTATTTGGCCTTTTATAG